One Buchnera aphidicola (Panaphis juglandis) DNA segment encodes these proteins:
- a CDS encoding Sua5/YciO/YrdC/YwlC family protein gives MIKKKSYFSLMHCLNLLNNNDIIAYPSESVFGLGCNPDHQDTILKLINLKNRNRNQGLILVASHYYQLLPYINETYLSIKEKSIMFSCWPGCITFLVPSQPNVSNLITGYSGLIAVRVTSHAILRNLCWYYGKPIISTSANISGMQPSKTPNEVCDFFGSDFPILDGNIGNFLYPSKIFNIITGECIRDESR, from the coding sequence CCTTTTAAATAATAATGATATTATTGCGTATCCTTCGGAATCAGTATTTGGTTTAGGATGTAATCCTGATCATCAAGATACAATTTTAAAATTAATAAATTTAAAAAATAGAAATAGAAATCAAGGTTTAATTTTAGTTGCTTCTCATTATTATCAATTATTACCTTATATTAATGAAACTTATCTTTCTATTAAAGAAAAATCAATAATGTTTTCTTGTTGGCCAGGATGTATTACATTTTTAGTTCCATCACAACCAAATGTTTCTAATTTAATTACTGGTTATTCAGGTTTAATTGCTGTAAGAGTTACTTCTCATGCTATTTTAAGAAATTTATGTTGGTATTATGGAAAGCCTATTATTTCTACTAGTGCTAATATTTCTGGAATGCAACCATCAAAAACTCCTAATGAAGTATGTGATTTTTTTGGTTCAGATTTTCCAATATTAGATGGTAATATTGGTAATTTTTTGTATCCTTCTAAAATTTTTAATATTATTACCGGAGAGTGTATTCGTGATGAATCAAGATAA